From Pogoniulus pusillus isolate bPogPus1 chromosome 16, bPogPus1.pri, whole genome shotgun sequence, a single genomic window includes:
- the LOC135182474 gene encoding putative protein-lysine deacylase ABHD14B isoform X2, whose translation MAAHQLSESTITVEGQTLFYRQAQPAQQAPKLTVLLLHGIRFSSETWLQLQTLATLAENGYRAVAIDLPGLGRSKDAVAPAPVGQLAPGSFLKAVLEALSLGPAVVISPSLSGMYSLPFLFQHNHLLKAYVPVAPICTEKFTVEQYAQIKTPTLIVYGDQDVELGQISLNNLQNLPKHQVLVLQGAGHACYLDKPSKWHSELLAFLQQLE comes from the exons ATGGCTGCACACCAGCTCAGTGAGAGCACCATCACGGTGGAAGGCCAAACCCTTTTCTACCGCCAagcccagccagcccagcaggcacCAAAGCTGACAGTGCTCCTGCTGCACGGCATTCGCTTCTCCTCTGAGacttggctgcagctgcagacgcTTGCCACACTGGCTGAAAATGGCTACCGAGCTGTGGCTATCGACCTGCCGG GTCTGGGACGCTCAAAGGATGCTGTGGCCCCAGCACCTGTGGGCCAGCTAGCCCCGGGGTCTTTCCTGAAAGCAGTTTTGGAGGCTCTGAGCCTAGGTCCAGCCGTGGTGATCAGCCCATCGCTCAGCGGCATGTATTCGCTGCCTTTCCTCTTCCAGCACAACCACCTGCTGAAGGCGTATGTGCCTGTGGCGCCCATCTGCACCGAGAAGTTCACAGTGGAGCAGTATGCCCAGATCAAA acccCAACACTGATCGTGTATGGGGACCAGGATGTGGAGCTGGGGCAGATCAGCCTGAACAACCTGCAGAacctccctaagcaccaggtgctggtgctgcaagGTGCTGGACATGCCTGCTACCTGGACAAGCCCAGCAAGTGGCACTCCGAACTCCTGGCCTTCCTACAGCAGCTGGAGTGA
- the LOC135182477 gene encoding probable G-protein coupled receptor isoform X1 codes for MASQMGLNTTDSLEPLSIPEQSIAQEVVSLFCMVLLTLIALVANTVVMLVILKTPLLRKFIFVCHLCVVDLLSAIFLMPIGIISSSSCFSRVIYSITECKALIFLNICFISASILTISIISVERYYYIVHPMRYEVKMTIRLAVAGVIFIWVKSILITVLALLGWPQGNGATSASRCTVYWSPGAHKKVFVIIFIVACFILPTIIIFAVYCRVYRVARMASLQHAPAPAQAAVPGHRSDSIASQVTIITTRNLPLPRLTPERFLGSNKAILTLVLIVGQFLCCWLPFFTFHLHSSVAAGMVDSGHREMLVTWIAYSSFAINPFFYGLLNRQIREELARLRRSCLNRPLGQEICLSVLEASVQENILQFLQRATCTLETHASCLSPSPRNRNRLDQTKIGFPTPGQAPDESS; via the coding sequence ATGGCGAGCCAAATGGGGCTGAACACCACGGACAGCCTAGAGCCACTCTCCATCCCTGAACAGTCCATTGCCCAGGAAGTGGTGAGCCTCTTCTGTATGGTCCTACTGACCCTCATTGCCCTGGTGGCCAACACTGTGGTGATGCTCGTCATTCTCAAAACTCCTCTTCTCAGGAAGTTCATCTTTGTCTGCCACCTCTGTGTGGTCGacctcctctctgccattttCCTCATGCCCATAGGGATTATCTCCAGCTcgtcctgcttcagcagggtgaTCTACAGCATTACTGAGTGCAAGGCCTTGATATTCCTGAATATCTGCTTCATCAGTGCCTCCATCCTTACCATCTCCATCATCAGTGTGGAGCGATACTACTACATTGTCCACCCCATGAGGTACGAGGTCAAGATGACTATCAGGTTGGCGGTAGCTGGAGTGATCTTCATTTGGGTCAAGTCTATTCTCATCACTGtcttggcactgctgggctggccacAAGGCAATGGGGCCACCAGTGCCAGCCGCTGCACGGTCTACTGGAGCCCTGGGGCCCACAAGAAGGTTTTTGTGATCATTTTCATCGTCGCCTGCTTTATTCTGCCCACCATCATCATCTTTGCTGTCTACTGCAGGGTCTACCGAGTGGCCCggatggcatccctgcagcACGCACCcgcaccagcacaggcagctgtgccaggacacagATCCGACTCCATTGCCAGCCAAGTGACCATCATAACCACCAGGAACCTGCCGCTGCCTAGGCTGACACCAGAGCGCTTTTTGGGAAGCAACAAGGCCATCCTCACCTTGGTCCTCATCGTGGGGCAgttcttgtgctgctggctgcccttctTCACCTTCCACTTGCACTCCTCTGTTGCTGCTGGCATGGTGGACAGTGggcacagggagatgctggTCACCTGGATTGCCTACTCCTCCTTTGCCATCAATCCTTTCTTCTACGGGCTGCTGAACCGCCAGATCCGTGAAGAGCTGGCTCGGCTCCGGCGCAGTTGTCTCAACCGGCCACTGGGCCAGGagatctgtctgtctgtcttagAGGCGTCTGTCCAGGAAAACATCCTGCAGTTCCTCCAGAGAGCAACTTGCACACTGGAGACCCACGCCAGCTGCCTTAGTCCCAGCCCCAGGAACAGGAACAGGTTGGACCAGACCAAGATAGGCTTCCCTACCCCAGGTCAAGCTCCTGATGAGAGCAGCTGA
- the SEMA3G gene encoding semaphorin-3G has product MRVLVPAWVCALGAALLAAGRSLPRLRLSYHELLGTNRSLLFFGHRGFLGLRSLYLDEYRDRLFIGGKDVLYSLLLHRANADAKEVYWPPLPGQTEECFRKGKDPGTDCANYIRVLHPYNRTHLLACGTGAFHPVCAFAYVGHRGEHVFSLDPASVETGRGRCPHEPSQAFASTIIGGELYAGLSADFLGRDPGIFRSAGTRSALRTEVDQSLLSDPKFVAAHLIPDNNDRDNDKAYFFFTEKVVEVDNQEPTIVSRVARVCVNDAGGQRVLVNKWSTFNKARLLCSVPGPGGIDTHFDELEDVFLLRTKDGKSPEIYALFSTVSHVFQGSAVCVYRMADIREVFNGPFAHRESPHHQWGAYEGKVPYPRPGVCPSKTTNQPRQQYGTTKDFPDEVLHFARAHPLMYKPVYPRHRRPLLVKTDLPHRLHQLVVDRVEAEDGQHDVLFLGTDAGSVLKVVVLQKTSSAVTEEVFLEELQVFKTPVPITQMEISVKRQMLYVGSSLGVAQVRLHQCETYGTACAECCLARDPYCAWDGTACTHHQPSGKRRSRRQDIHHGNPVHQCLDQNLTVDDFESVEEKVLYGAEDNSTFLECVPRSPQASVQWFVQRPPDEQRDEVKTDERILQTDQGLLFRRLHRHDAGIYYCKTLEHGFTQTVAKTALEVITSEQLAHTLPRERGHKSPYLSCPELWLTPQVPKTWYKDIMHLISSQNLRRVEEYCARLWCGSSRPHHRKRKMAQGKHVLGSVDVGKKAQIAKPRGERNRVPRQAAAT; this is encoded by the exons ATGCGGGTGCTGGTGCCAGCGTGGGTGTGCGCGCTGGGGGCTGCGCTGCTGGCGGCGGGGCGCAGCCTGCCCCGGCTCCGCCTGTCCTACCACG AGCTTTTGGGCACCAATCGCTCGCTCCTCTTCTTCGGCCACCGAGGCTTCCTGGGCCTCCGCTCCCTCTACCTGGATGAGTACCGTGACCGGCTCTTTATTGGAGGGAAGGACGTGCTCtactccctgctcctgcacaggGCCAATGCAGATGCCAAGGAG GTCTACTGGccacccctccctgggcagacagaaGAGTGTTTTCGGAAGGGGAAGGACCCAGGG ACCGACTGTGCCAACTACATCCGCGTGCTGCACCCCTACAACCGGACACATTTGCTGGCCTGCGGGACAGGAGCCTTCCACCCTGTCTGTGCCTTTGCTTACGTGGGGCACCGTGGAGAG CATGTCTTCAGCCTGGACCCTGCCAGCGTGGAGACTGGCCGGGGCAGGTGCCCGCATGAGCCCAGCCAAGCTTTCGCCAGCACCATCATTG GTGGGGAGCTGTACGCTGGCCTCTCCGCGGATTTCTTGGGCCGAGATCCTGGCATCTTCCGCAGCGCAGGGACCCGCTCCGCCCTGCGCACCGAGGTGGACCAGAGCTTGCTCAGCG ACCCCAAATTCGTGGCAGCCCACCTGATCCCAGACAACAATGACCGGGACAACGACAAAGCCTATTTCTTCTTCACGGAGAAGGTGGTGGAAGTAGATAACCAGGAGCCCACCATCGTCAGCCGGGTGGCTCGGGTCTGCGTG aatGATGCTGGTGGCCAGAGGGTGCTAGTCAACAAGTGGAGTACCTTCAACAAAGCCCGTTtgttgtgctctgtgcctggtcCTGGTGGCATTGACACGCACTTTGATGAGCTAG aggatgtcttcTTGTTGAGGACCAAAGATGGAAAGAGCCCAGAGATCTACGCTCTCTTCAGCACTGTCAG CCATGttttccagggctctgctgtctgtgtgtaCCGCATGGCTGACATCCGGGAGGTCTTCAACGGGCCCTTCGCCCACCGGGAGAGCCCCCACCACCAGTGGGGTGCCTATGAGGGCAAGGTGCCCTACCCACGGCCAGGCGTG TGTCCCAGCAAGACTACCAACCAGCCTCGGCAACAGTATGGCACCACCAAGGACTTCCCCGACGAGGTGCTGCACTTCGCCCGTGCTCACCCCCTGATGTACAAGCCTGTGTACCCCCGGCACCGCCGGCCCCTCCTGGTGAAGACTGACCTGCCCCACCGCCTGCACCAGCTCGTGGTGGACAGGGTGGAGGCTGAGGATGGACAGCATGATGTCCTCTTTCTTGGGacgg atgctggTTCAGTGCTGAAGGTGGTGGTCCTGCAAAAGACAAGCTCAGCTGTAACTGAGGAAGTTTTTCTAGAGGAGCTGCAGGTTTTTAAG ACACCTGTGCCCATCACCCAGATGGAGATATCTGTCAAGCGT CAAATGCTCTACGTGGGATCTAGCCTGGGGGTGGCTCAGGTACGGCTGCATCAGTGTGAGACCTACGGCACAGCTTGTGCGGAATGCTGCCTGGCCAGGGATCCCTACTGTGCCTGGgatggcactgcctgcacccACCACCAGCCCTCTGGCAAGCGCCGCTCCCGCCGCCAGGACATCCACCATGGCAACCCTGTGCACCAGTGTCTGGACCAGAACCTGACTG TGGACGATTTTGAGAGCGTTGAGGAGAAGGTGCTTTATGGGGCGGAGGACAACAGCACCTTCCTGGAGTGTGTGCCTCGGTCCCCTCAGGCCAGCGTGCAGTGGTTTGTGCAGAGACCCCCTGACGAGCAGCGGGATGAG GTGAAGACGGACGAGCGGATCCTGCAGACGGACCAAGGGCTTCTCTTCCGCAGGCTGCACCGCCACGACGCTGGAATCTACTACTGCAAAACACTGGAGCATGGCTTCACCCAGACAGTGGCCAAGACAGCCTTGGAGGTGATCACCAGTGAGCAGCTGGCACATACCCTCCCCCGGGAGCGGGGTCACAAGTCCCCATACCTGTCTTGCCCTGAACTCTGGCTGACACCACAGGTTCCCAAAACCTGGTACAAGGACATCATGCACCTCATCAGCTCCCAGAACTTGCGGCGGGTGGAGGAGTACTGTGCCCGTCTCTGGTGTGGCAGCAGCCGCCCCCACCATCGCAAGAGAAAGATGGCCCAGGGCAAGCATGTCCTGGGCAGTGTGGATGTGGGCAAGAAGGCACAGATAGCCAAACCCCGTGGCGAGAGAAACCGTGTGCCGCGGCAAGCGGCAGCCACTTAG
- the ACY1 gene encoding aminoacylase-1 isoform X2, with amino-acid sequence MAPGKPSKSTGASEDPSVTLFREYLKIDTMHPKPDYDAAVRFLERIGTNLGLACQKVEVCQGRVVLILSWQGTNPRLRSILLNSHTDVVPVFEEYWTYPPFEAVKDSQGNIYARGTQDMKCVSIQYLEAIRRLKAEGKSFARTIHLTFVPGIKVKCVGSPGHGSRFISNTAAEKMHKVITSFLAFRESEKERLKCDSSLTLGDVTSLNMTMLEGGVSFNVVPSEMAASFDIRIPPTVDLKAFEEQVASWCRSAGDGVTYEFHQKCMDQHVTSTEESDPWWKAFSGVCRDMKLQLKLEIFPAATDSRYIRAAGHPAIGFSPMNRTPVLLHDHNEFLNEQVFLRGIDIYAHLLPALASVPPLPAEG; translated from the exons ATGGCACCCGGGAAGCCCAGCAAGAGCACAGGAGCCTCCGAGGACCCCTCAGTTACACTCTTCCGGGAGTATCTGAAGATTGACACCATGCACCCCAAACCTGACTATG ATGCAGCCGTCCGGTTTCTGGAGCGCATCGGCACCAACCTGGGCTTGGCCTGCCAGAAAGTGGAG GTATGCCAGGGCCGTGTGGTGCTGAtcctgagctggcagggcaCAAACCCCCGCCTGCGCTCCATCCTCCTCAACTCCCACACTGACGTCGTGCCTGTctttgag GAGTACTGGACTTACCCACCCTTTGAGGCTGTTAAGGACTCACAAGGCAACATCTATGCTCGGGGTACCCAGGACATGAAGTGTGTCTCCATCCA GTACCTTGAGGCCATccggaggctgaaggcagagggaAAGTCTTTTGCCCGCACCATCCACCTGACCTTTGTGCCTG GGATAAAGGTGAAGTGCGtgggcagcccaggacatggatCTCGCTTCATTAGCAACACTGCAGCCGAGAAGATG CATAAAGTCATCACCTCCTTCCTGGCCTTCAGAGAAAGTGAGAAGGAGAG GCTCAAGTGTGATTCAAGCCTGACCCTAGGGGATGTCACTTCGCTCAACATGACTATGCTGGAGGGGGGTGTCTCCTTCAACGTGGTGCCCTCCGAGATGGCAGCCAGCTTCGACATCCGCATCCCACCCACTGTAGACCTGAAG GCCTTTGAGGAACAGGTGGCTTCATGGTGCCGGAGTGCAGGGGATGGCGTCACCTATGAGTTTCACCAG AAATGCATGGACCAACATGTCACCTCCACTGAGGAGTCAGATCCATGGTGGAAAGCCTTCAGTGGGGTCTGCAGGGACAT gaagctgcagctcaagctTGAGATCTTCCCAGCTGCCACTGACAGCCGCTACATCCGAGCG GCAGGACACCCCGCTATTGGCTTCTCACCCATGAACCGCACCCCAGTGCTGCTCCATGACCACAATGAGTTCCTCAATGAGCAAGTCTTCCTGCGGGGCATTGACATTTATGCTCACCTCTTGCCTGCTCTGGCATCGGTGCCTCcgctgcctgcagagggctga
- the LOC135182477 gene encoding probable G-protein coupled receptor isoform X2, producing the protein MASQMGLNTTDSLEPLSIPEQSIAQEVVSLFCMVLLTLIALVANTVVMLVILKTPLLRKFIFVCHLCVVDLLSAIFLMPIGIISSSSCFSRVIYSITECKALIFLNICFISASILTISIISVERYYYIVHPMRVYRVARMASLQHAPAPAQAAVPGHRSDSIASQVTIITTRNLPLPRLTPERFLGSNKAILTLVLIVGQFLCCWLPFFTFHLHSSVAAGMVDSGHREMLVTWIAYSSFAINPFFYGLLNRQIREELARLRRSCLNRPLGQEICLSVLEASVQENILQFLQRATCTLETHASCLSPSPRNRNRLDQTKIGFPTPGQAPDESS; encoded by the exons ATGGCGAGCCAAATGGGGCTGAACACCACGGACAGCCTAGAGCCACTCTCCATCCCTGAACAGTCCATTGCCCAGGAAGTGGTGAGCCTCTTCTGTATGGTCCTACTGACCCTCATTGCCCTGGTGGCCAACACTGTGGTGATGCTCGTCATTCTCAAAACTCCTCTTCTCAGGAAGTTCATCTTTGTCTGCCACCTCTGTGTGGTCGacctcctctctgccattttCCTCATGCCCATAGGGATTATCTCCAGCTcgtcctgcttcagcagggtgaTCTACAGCATTACTGAGTGCAAGGCCTTGATATTCCTGAATATCTGCTTCATCAGTGCCTCCATCCTTACCATCTCCATCATCAGTGTGGAGCGATACTACTACATTGTCCACCCCATGAG GGTCTACCGAGTGGCCCggatggcatccctgcagcACGCACCcgcaccagcacaggcagctgtgccaggacacagATCCGACTCCATTGCCAGCCAAGTGACCATCATAACCACCAGGAACCTGCCGCTGCCTAGGCTGACACCAGAGCGCTTTTTGGGAAGCAACAAGGCCATCCTCACCTTGGTCCTCATCGTGGGGCAgttcttgtgctgctggctgcccttctTCACCTTCCACTTGCACTCCTCTGTTGCTGCTGGCATGGTGGACAGTGggcacagggagatgctggTCACCTGGATTGCCTACTCCTCCTTTGCCATCAATCCTTTCTTCTACGGGCTGCTGAACCGCCAGATCCGTGAAGAGCTGGCTCGGCTCCGGCGCAGTTGTCTCAACCGGCCACTGGGCCAGGagatctgtctgtctgtcttagAGGCGTCTGTCCAGGAAAACATCCTGCAGTTCCTCCAGAGAGCAACTTGCACACTGGAGACCCACGCCAGCTGCCTTAGTCCCAGCCCCAGGAACAGGAACAGGTTGGACCAGACCAAGATAGGCTTCCCTACCCCAGGTCAAGCTCCTGATGAGAGCAGCTGA
- the PCBP4 gene encoding poly(rC)-binding protein 4 has protein sequence MASPNGASGVGGSPEETELSITLTLRMLMHGKEIGSIIGKKGETVKRIREQSSARITISEGCCPERITTITGSTDAVFRAVSMIAFKLEEDLGAGSDGPAAGRAPVTLRLVIPASQCGSLIGKAGAKIREIRESTGAQVQVAGDLLPNSTERAVTVSGVPDTIIQCVRQICAVILESPPKGATIPYHPGLSLGTILLSANQGLSMQGQYSGVCPAEVAKLQQLSGHTLPFASLGHTPSMVPGLDASSQSSSQEFLVPNDLIGCIIGRHGSKISEIRQMSGAHIKIGNQTEGAGERHVTITGSPVSIALAQYLITACLETAKSTSQVPPGPSSMDLGMGFSQPLAPGSGAQLPAVPPPPPALLGTPYAISLSNFIGLKPMSFLALSPSSMAGPNGGTTTYTTKISAANGTKKADRQKFSPY, from the exons ATGGCGTCACCGAATGGAGCCAGTGGTGTGGGCGGGAGCCCCGAGGAGACAGAGCTCAGCATCACCCTGACTCTTCGCATGCTCATGCACGGCAAG GAGATTGGCAGCATCATCGGCAAG AAAGGAGAGACTGTTAAGAGGATACGAGAGCAG AGCAGTGCACGCATCACCATCTCAGAGGGGTGCTGCCCTGAGCgcatcaccaccatcactggCTCCACCGATGCTGTCTTCCGTGCTGTCTCCATGATTGCCTTCAAACTGGAGGAG GACCTGGGAGCAGGGAGCGatgggccagcagcaggcagagccccgGTGACGCTGCGCCTCGTCATCCCAGCCAGCCAGTGCGGCTCGCTCATCGGCAAGGCAGGAGCCAAGATTCGGGAGATCCGGGAG agcacaggggcacaggtgCAGGTGGCCGGTGACCTTCTGCCCAACTCCACCGAACGGGCTGTCACAGTCTCAGGGGTGCCAGACACCATCATCCAGTGTGTGAGACAGATCTGCGCCGTCATCCTGGAG tCGCCTCCGAAGGGGGCCACCATCCCCTACCACCCTGGCCTCTCCCTGGGCACCATTCTGCTCTCTGCCAACCAG GGCTTGTCCATGCAGGGCCAGTACAGTGGAGTCTGTCCTGCCGAG gtggcgaagctgcagcagctgtcaggGCACACACTCCCCTTTgcctccctgggccacacacccTCCATGGTGCCAG GCCTGGATgccagctcccagagcagctctcaggagTTTCTGGTGCCCAACGAC ctcATCGGCTGCATCATCGGCCGGCACGGCAGCAAGATCAGCGAGATCCGGCAGATGTCAGGAGCCCACATCAAGATTGGGAACCAGACCGAGGGCGCCGGTGAGCGGCACGTGACCATCACAGGGTCCCCTGTCAGCATCGCCCTGGCTCAGTACCTCATCACAGCCTG CTTAGAGACGGCCAAATCTACCTCCCAGGTGCCACCAGGCCCTAGCTCCATGGACCTCGGCATGGGTTTCTCCCAACCCCTCGCCCCAGGCTCTGGCGCACAACTGCCTGCTGTACCCCCTCCCccaccagccctgctgggcacccCTTATGCCATCTCCCTCTCCAACTTCATTGGCCTGAAGCCAATGTCTTTCCTGGCACTGTCTCCATCCTCCATGGCGGGTCCCAACGGCGGAACCACCACCTACACGACCAAGATCTCGGCAGCCAATGGCACCAAGAAAGCCGACCGACAGAAGTTTTCACCCTACTGA
- the LOC135182474 gene encoding putative protein-lysine deacylase ABHD14B isoform X1 produces the protein MAAHQLSESTITVEGQTLFYRQAQPAQQAPKLTVLLLHGIRFSSETWLQLQTLATLAENGYRAVAIDLPGLGRSKDAVAPAPVGQLAPGSFLKAVLEALSLGPAVVISPSLSGMYSLPFLFQHNHLLKAYVPVAPICTEKFTVEQYAQIKVRPGGRSWETPTLIVYGDQDVELGQISLNNLQNLPKHQVLVLQGAGHACYLDKPSKWHSELLAFLQQLE, from the exons ATGGCTGCACACCAGCTCAGTGAGAGCACCATCACGGTGGAAGGCCAAACCCTTTTCTACCGCCAagcccagccagcccagcaggcacCAAAGCTGACAGTGCTCCTGCTGCACGGCATTCGCTTCTCCTCTGAGacttggctgcagctgcagacgcTTGCCACACTGGCTGAAAATGGCTACCGAGCTGTGGCTATCGACCTGCCGG GTCTGGGACGCTCAAAGGATGCTGTGGCCCCAGCACCTGTGGGCCAGCTAGCCCCGGGGTCTTTCCTGAAAGCAGTTTTGGAGGCTCTGAGCCTAGGTCCAGCCGTGGTGATCAGCCCATCGCTCAGCGGCATGTATTCGCTGCCTTTCCTCTTCCAGCACAACCACCTGCTGAAGGCGTATGTGCCTGTGGCGCCCATCTGCACCGAGAAGTTCACAGTGGAGCAGTATGCCCAGATCAAAGTACGGCCTGGAGGGAGATCATGGGAG acccCAACACTGATCGTGTATGGGGACCAGGATGTGGAGCTGGGGCAGATCAGCCTGAACAACCTGCAGAacctccctaagcaccaggtgctggtgctgcaagGTGCTGGACATGCCTGCTACCTGGACAAGCCCAGCAAGTGGCACTCCGAACTCCTGGCCTTCCTACAGCAGCTGGAGTGA
- the ACY1 gene encoding aminoacylase-1 isoform X1: MAPGKPSKSTGASEDPSVTLFREYLKIDTMHPKPDYDAAVRFLERIGTNLGLACQKVEVCQGRVVLILSWQGTNPRLRSILLNSHTDVVPVFEEYWTYPPFEAVKDSQGNIYARGTQDMKCVSIQYLEAIRRLKAEGKSFARTIHLTFVPDEEVGGHKGMEMFVQRPEFKALNVGFAMDEGLASPSDTFSVFYGEKSPWWIKVKCVGSPGHGSRFISNTAAEKMHKVITSFLAFRESEKERLKCDSSLTLGDVTSLNMTMLEGGVSFNVVPSEMAASFDIRIPPTVDLKAFEEQVASWCRSAGDGVTYEFHQKCMDQHVTSTEESDPWWKAFSGVCRDMKLQLKLEIFPAATDSRYIRAAGHPAIGFSPMNRTPVLLHDHNEFLNEQVFLRGIDIYAHLLPALASVPPLPAEG, encoded by the exons ATGGCACCCGGGAAGCCCAGCAAGAGCACAGGAGCCTCCGAGGACCCCTCAGTTACACTCTTCCGGGAGTATCTGAAGATTGACACCATGCACCCCAAACCTGACTATG ATGCAGCCGTCCGGTTTCTGGAGCGCATCGGCACCAACCTGGGCTTGGCCTGCCAGAAAGTGGAG GTATGCCAGGGCCGTGTGGTGCTGAtcctgagctggcagggcaCAAACCCCCGCCTGCGCTCCATCCTCCTCAACTCCCACACTGACGTCGTGCCTGTctttgag GAGTACTGGACTTACCCACCCTTTGAGGCTGTTAAGGACTCACAAGGCAACATCTATGCTCGGGGTACCCAGGACATGAAGTGTGTCTCCATCCA GTACCTTGAGGCCATccggaggctgaaggcagagggaAAGTCTTTTGCCCGCACCATCCACCTGACCTTTGTGCCTG ATGAGGAGGTGGGTGGACACAAGGGCATGGAAATGTTTGTGCAGCGCCCCGAGTTCAAAGCGCTCAATGTGGGCTTCGCAATGGACGAAG gcCTGGCCAGCCCATCTGATACCTTCAGTGTCTTTTATGGTGAAAAGAGCCCATGGT GGATAAAGGTGAAGTGCGtgggcagcccaggacatggatCTCGCTTCATTAGCAACACTGCAGCCGAGAAGATG CATAAAGTCATCACCTCCTTCCTGGCCTTCAGAGAAAGTGAGAAGGAGAG GCTCAAGTGTGATTCAAGCCTGACCCTAGGGGATGTCACTTCGCTCAACATGACTATGCTGGAGGGGGGTGTCTCCTTCAACGTGGTGCCCTCCGAGATGGCAGCCAGCTTCGACATCCGCATCCCACCCACTGTAGACCTGAAG GCCTTTGAGGAACAGGTGGCTTCATGGTGCCGGAGTGCAGGGGATGGCGTCACCTATGAGTTTCACCAG AAATGCATGGACCAACATGTCACCTCCACTGAGGAGTCAGATCCATGGTGGAAAGCCTTCAGTGGGGTCTGCAGGGACAT gaagctgcagctcaagctTGAGATCTTCCCAGCTGCCACTGACAGCCGCTACATCCGAGCG GCAGGACACCCCGCTATTGGCTTCTCACCCATGAACCGCACCCCAGTGCTGCTCCATGACCACAATGAGTTCCTCAATGAGCAAGTCTTCCTGCGGGGCATTGACATTTATGCTCACCTCTTGCCTGCTCTGGCATCGGTGCCTCcgctgcctgcagagggctga
- the ABHD14A gene encoding protein ABHD14A, producing the protein MSLARSHLGLLLLGALLTLVLYLLLPAAQHQQRLAGTRPEEGKRGWRAANTTARTGMARGEPPVFYREVSAGSPARGTARPGRPDVLFLHGQAFTSKTWEALGTLVLIAGEGYRAVAIDLPGYGDSPPAEMVATAQTRVAFLDHILQELHMQRPVIVSPSMSGRFALPFLLAQGDQLSGFVPIAPVGTKDYTAEQYRQVQTPTLILYGDHDTSLGAQALESLRHLPRHRVAVLPGAGHACYMDKPEYFHRALLGFLRQLK; encoded by the exons ATGTCACTGGCCCGAAGCCACCTGGGGCTCTTGCTCCTCGGAGCGCTTCTCACCCTCGTCCTCTACCTCTTGCTCCCGGCCGCTCAGCATCAGCAGCGCTTGGCAGGCACCCGCCCTGAGGAGGGGAAGCGAGGCTGGCGGGCAGCCAACACTACTGCACGAACGGGAATGGCCAGGGGAGAACCCCCGGTCTTCTACAGGGAGGTTTCTGCAGGGTCCCCGGCCAGGGGCACTGCCAGGCCCGGGAG GCCTGATGTCCTGTTCCTGCACGGCCAGGCATTCACCTCCAAGACATGGGAGGCCCTGGGCACGCTGGTGCTGATCGCCGGAGAAGGCTATCGTGCAGTCGCCATAGATCTGCCTG GCTACGGGGATTCTCCCCCAGCAGAAATGGTGGCCACAGCACAGACCCGGGTAGCTTTCCTGGACCACATCCTCCAAGAGCTGCATATGCAGAGGCCTGTTATTGTCAGCCCCTCCATGAGTGGCCGCTTTGCCCTGCCCTTCCTCCTGGCACAGGGAGACCAGTTGTCTGGCTTTGTGCCCATTGCACCTGTGGGCACCAAGGACTACACAGCTGAGCAGTATCGGCAAGTCCAG ACACCCACCCTGATCCTGTACGGTGACCATGACACTAGCCTGGGCGCTCAGGCCCTGGAGAGCCTCCGGCACCTGCCCAGGCACCGcgtggctgtgctgcctggtgcCGGTCATGCCTGCTACATGGACAAGCCAGAGTACTTCCACCGGGCCTTGCTGGGTTTCCTGCGCCAGCTGAAGTGA